A genome region from Penaeus chinensis breed Huanghai No. 1 chromosome 15, ASM1920278v2, whole genome shotgun sequence includes the following:
- the LOC125032730 gene encoding uncharacterized protein C24H6.02c-like — translation MFIMAFFSCALSRSVRLGFSRAFSVARIPSQIHKLRRVYVLGATKHSFHCSALNRFCAKDISGQLDNSNQQAVGKIDPKFQLVYTCKVCNTRQSKIISQLAYKKGVVIVTCEGCAKHHLVADNLGWFSDLDGKKNIEDILAEKGEAVRRGMTGLVLEQNEQANPRQNNIEEEEEARAQAAWGSVQETLKMMAQDDDKMSSTNSIESDEKK, via the coding sequence ATGTTCATTATGGCATTTTTTTCTTGTGCGTTATCCCGAAGTGTGAGACTGGGTTTCTCTCGTGCCTTTTCTGTTGCGAGAATCCCGTCCCAAATACACAAACTAAGGAGAGTGTATGTCCTTGGTGCCACAAAGCATAGTTTTCACTGTAGTGCGCTGAACAGATTCTGTGCGAAAGACATTTCGGGACAGTTAGATAACAGTAACCAGCAGGCTGTAGGGAAGATTGACCCAAAGTTCCAGTTAGTGTACACTTGCAAGGTGTGTAATACAAGACAGTCTAAAATAATCTCTCAGCTTGCTTATAAAAAAGGTGTTGTAATTGTCACGTGTGAAGGCTGTGCCAAACACCATTTAGTGGCTGATAATCTTGGTTGGTTTTCTGATTTGGatggaaagaaaaacattgaAGATATATTGGCAGAAAAAGGGGAGGCAGTGCGCCGTGGCATGACTGGCCTGGTCCTGGAGCAAAATGAGCAAGCTAATCCCAGACAGAATaacattgaagaagaagaagaagctaggGCACAAGCTGCTTGGGGTTCTGTGCAGGAAACTCTGAAGATGATGGctcaagatgatgataaaatgtcTTCAACCAATTCTATTGAGAGTGATGAGAAAAAGTAG
- the LOC125032731 gene encoding mitochondrial import inner membrane translocase subunit Tim10B-like — protein sequence MDVESNVRQFKDFLYLYNSISEKCFNLCVTAFNKRDLEYEEASCVDRCVGKQVNVNHKVMSVYAEIQPVYLQKRLDEMNKQAEAQMQAQIQQEQQQQVQQDSQQ from the exons tttaaGGACTTCCTGTATCTCTACAACAGCATATCAGAGAAATGTTTTAATCTGTGTGTGACAGCTTTCAACAAGCGTGACCTTGAATATGAAGAG GCTAGCTGTGTGGATCGATGTGTAGGCAAACAGGTCAATGTAAACCACAAAGTGATGTCAGTGTATGCAGAAATTCAACCTGTCTACCTCCAGAAACGTCTTGATGAGATGAACAAACAGGCTGAAGCGCAGATGCAGGCTCAGATTCAGCAGGAACAGCAGCAGCAAGTTCAGCAAGACTCTCAGCAGTAA
- the LOC125032729 gene encoding L-seryl-tRNA(Sec) kinase-like — protein sequence MARRLSLVIFLGLPGAGKSTLCKELFHSVENKENSSAICLIHVCFDELIPLSLQEKFVLMKQSKLEHDDEGESWKSTRRDVYNKVDRLVECLRNNTTDLEVFKLFGIVEKRDANVDYVILLDDNFYYRSMRYEYFQLARKHNIGFCQCYLECTTEIAMQQNLSRDIQVPTAAIEAMAKNLQPPQPQELMWEFNTVVISSKSPDRTDAVWDVIEKSLESPVPPLENRDLEIAEARLRCSLSVAHQADLILRSLVGTLIREAKANKDFPTTKLPEFSRKVNSGRQSIIVAVREGSLRFPSHLAEEVCEEKKQEFCAFLRSEMEKKLRDQSPNCCE from the coding sequence atggcaagaagGTTATCACTAGTGATCTTTTTAGGTCTTCCAGGTGCAGGGAAATCAACTCTGTGCAAGGAATTATTCCATAGTgtggagaataaagaaaattctAGTGCTATTTGCCTGATTCATGTCTGTTTTGATGAACTGATACCTCTATCTCTCCAAGAGAAATTTGTCTTAATGAAGCAAAGTAAGTTAGAGcatgatgatgagggggagagTTGGAAGTCAACACGTCGTGATGTTTACAATAAAGTAGACAGGCTTGTTGAATGCTTAAGAAATAACACCACTGATTTGGAAGTCTTCAAGCTTTTTGGTATTGTGGAAAAACGAGATGCTAATGTGGATTATGTAATTCTTTtagatgataatttttattatagaagTATGAGGTATGAATATTTCCAGCTTGCTAGAAAGCATAATATAGGGTTTTGCCAGTGTTACTTAGAATGTACAACTGAAATTGCCATGCAACAAAATCTAAGCAGAGATATTCAGGTGCCAACAGCTGCAATTGAAGCCATGGCAAAAAATCTCCAACCTCCCCAGCCACAAGAGTTAATGTGGGAGTTTAACACAGTTGTGATTTCATCGAAGAGCCCAGACAGAACAGATGCAGTATGGGATGTTATAGAGAAGTCTCTGGAGTCGCCTGTACCACCCCTTGAAAACCGAGACTTAGAGATAGCTGAAGCACGTCTCAGGTGCTCGCTCAGTGTAGCCCACCAAGCAGATTTAATTTTGCGCAGTCTGGTGGGAACACTAATCAGAGAAGCAAAGGCAAACAAGGACTTCCCTACCACCAAGTTGCCGGAGTTTTCACGCAAGGTAAATTCTGGACGTCAGAGCATTATTGTTGCAGTTAGAGAAGGGTCCCTCAGGTTCCCATCCCATTTAGCAGAAGAAGTGTGCGAAGAGAAAAAACAGGAATTTTGTGCATTTTTGAGAtcggaaatggagaagaaactgAGAGATCAGTCACCAAATTGTTGCGAGTGA